The Lates calcarifer isolate ASB-BC8 unplaced genomic scaffold, TLL_Latcal_v3 _unitig_5493_quiver_1784, whole genome shotgun sequence DNA window GCTTTCttgtggctcgttggtctaggggtatgattctcgcttagggtgcgagaggtcccgggttcaaatcccggacgagccctgttatctgtctgtcagttgaGGTACTTGTATGATAAAACAGTCTCTACTGATTCTCTCTCAGAGACCAATATACAAAAAGGATGGTAAAAGAAACACTAATTGAGTTTTCCAGATACATCCAGGAgctgttcatttcagtttagcataaagtctggaagcagagggacatctgtttctgtcaaagttTAAAGTTGCTCAGTCAGTCTAGAGTTATTCATGtggtgtttgtctccacctgatgaatctcaGTCTGgtattccctctgttttagctctgtgtttggtctcctcctcctgaggtttttttttttacagctgtttctctgagaaCAGCTGTCTGAACTCACTTTCTGACAATAATGAGGACACTTTGAGGGGATGTTATTCCACTTACCGACCATGTTTTGttgtggctcgttggtctaggggtatgattctcgctttgggtgcgagaggtcccgggttcaaatcccggacgagcccaTGAAGTAATTAGTTCTGTCTTTGACTCTGGTGTTGTTCTTACATGACAAATTACACAGGTACTTTCCAGAAAGCAGCTGGATGGTGGTTCTCCTATACAAGAACGAGCTCTTTAGTCAAGTTTATCATAAAGACTGGAGACGGAGGGAAACAGCTGGTTCAGTTCTGTCAAAGAGAAAGTTAAAAGAAACTATACAGACTTCTTTGTATCTATAACACTGTTTCAGCTTAAATTCAACACTTTTCTGAAGATTTCTTGTCCTGGCTCATCAGTCTAGGGCTGAAGTTATGGCACCTAGTTGCCCAGCTTTCTTGTGGCTtgttggtctaggggtatgattctcgctttgggtgcgagaggtcccgggttcaaatcccggacgagccctcAAGGTAACAAGTTCAAGCTttgcctttgatgtttatctGTTAGGTTCTTTAACAGCAAACTACACAGGCACTTTCCAAGCAAAAGCAATTATAAAGAACACCTGAACCCTAATGGAGTTCTCCAAACTGACCACATTCTTTAGAAACCTTTCATGGGAAGTTCAAGACACATCCAGGAGCTGTTCAGTttatcttagcataaacactggaagcagagggaaatcTAGTCCTGTTGAAAAGATGCGGAGGCACTGCATTGTAtcattgttgagatattttttaCACCTGAGTTCGAAAAATCAGTGCCAACGTgttttgcaaataaataaaagattgtAAAGAAATAACCTGTTGAGATCTCCAAATCTGGATCAAAGTCGCCTGTTTAGCCCAGCTAAGGTTGGAAGAtaagaagcagaagaaaacaactTACCCAGGTTTGTCAAAATGAAGCAATAGCAAGCAGGACGTTGTTCAACATAGCTTGTTGGTCTAGGGGTAAGATTCTCGCTTTGGGTGCGAGCGGTCTCAGGTTCAAATCCTGGGCGAGCCCTTGCTAAGAGGAGTTTATGGAGGTCTTGTAGCACAGTTCTCCATCTATCCTAAGATCTTGCATGGACTGTTTATGAGAAGACCTGTTTAATCTAGGATTATAAAAAAGACTGGATGTTAAGGAAGATAGTTAATCTAACTTTGTTGCTTGGACAGAAGGAGCAGTTTCCTCGGCCTCCAGtcttttttcagtgaaacaataaacagtcacaaaccaaaatgtcaacaagtcctccaacctgaacAACCCTACCCTCGATTATGATCCATAGGAGAGTACCAGCAGCAGATGTACTGGTTCTTTGCTGTCAGGACTTGGGGCTGAAAAgtacaacaaagacagaaaaataggtgcaaatgtttgataataaataatgagccacagttttgcattttacagagaagaggagactgTTCATGTTGACACTGCATTTATTACTTTATTGCCACTGTTCAGTTTCCTTCAAGTATAAAGGTGGAACATGTGTTATATACaaatctctgttttcttctgcaaACTTAATTCACTTGATTCTCCgtctcatttttatttgtgctgcaggtttttcggtgatgttgtttttcatattgtatatttaacatttaacagctCCGTCACAGCTGTACTATCACAGCagttaatgttgtttgtttcaagTGAGTCATGGTCAAACTAAAAAACTAACGTCACTGTAATTCAACATCACAATTGCCCTGAATTACTGTATATAATGAATTTGCATATCATGTACCTCTCAAAGTTCACTGAGCCTTCCATAGAAACTATAAATGCAAAATGTAGCCTTCAGCTGAAACTCTTTATTATTTTAGATGTGAATCTATGTGCTGCTGTCTGCCCACACTGTCTTTGTTGTGCTTGTAAATGGAGTGAACATTCTGGACAAGAGTTTTAGTGACTTTTCTTGGTCCTACACACTCggttgtttcttgtgttttgctgatgaatattaaacagttaccacaaactgagcacCACTAATCATAAAAGCACCACTTTactgctgccacacacacactacagtcaAGTTACAATAACTGTTACAGAGATACACATTCAGACATAATGCccataatattaataatgtttatttttgtgtgtattttccttAGCTGGAGTGTGTGCCGTGCCTTTCTGTAACAGTGATTCCACACTTCCTGAAAATGGACTTTTCTCCAGTGCAGTGAAACTTGGACGAGGAAAAGTAGAAGATGATGGGATCAATGCAGGTGTTGAAGGCGCTGAGCAGCAAGGCGTAGTACCTCCATGTTGGGCTCTCACCCTGGAAGAAACCCACTACATGAGAGACGTTGTACGGCACCACACAGATGAGAAACACAGCCAGAGTTCCTGAGGCCATGCCGATGgctttctgcttctgcttccgGGATATCATCGGCTGGCTGAACAGGATCAGGATGCAGCGCAGGTAGCAGTAAACAGAAACTACAAGAGGTATAAGGCAGAGCACCAAGAAGAACTCCAGACGgactgagaggaggatgttCAGCTGGTCCTCTGTGAAGTTCTCATAACAAACACTGGAGTTGTTTTTAGCTAGCGTCGGGTGGTGCTGGATGATCAAAACAATGCTGCAGTGTGCTGCTGAGATCAGCCAGACAACAGCACTGATCACCACTGCGTACACAGGTCTACACAGCTGATGAAAGGCGACAGGGAAAGCCACTCCGATGTACCGAACCACGCTGACAGCCATCAGCAACAAGGAGCTGGTGTAGATGgtggagaaaaatgtgacagtggTGATGGTGCACAGGAAGTGGTGCAGAGTCCACTTCATGCCCGACACTGCCTCGTGCATCTTGAAGGGAAGGACGATCAGGAAGAGCAGGTCAGACAGCGTCAGGTTGAGCAGCAGGATGTCTGTTGGAAGAGGCTTGGAGTGGATCTTGACACTGAAGGCGTAGAGAGCGACCAGGTTGGCTGGCAGGCCAATCAGGAAGGAAATGATGTAAACTGAAAGGATGGCCTCACACACCATTGCCTCCATCACCACACTAAAccacaggaggagaaagaaactgaTCACACTGATCACAACGTATGAGAGACAACTGACCTGATAACTCTGCAGCAGGATGGAGAAGAAACATTTAGTGTGTTTCTGATGAACAGAGATTATGGGGAAATATAAATCATAATCTCAAAGGAAGCCCCAGGACCACAAACCCACTTAGACCTGCCATTAATCTCagattaatttattaaattacaGCTGATGCTGTGGTTAATACTCACCTAAcaacaatattattattatttacaacaataaacacatggATACTGGTTTCTTTGGTTAAGTCAAAGACGTTTGATTTTAAGTCAAATCAGCATCGTTTAGCAGCCAGGTCTCAAACTCAGATTAAAAACACCAGAAGTGAAATTTCAAAAGCAAAAGGGATAAACAACGTTCCGATAAATAAGGAAATTATATTTACTCACCTAGCAGGAGAAGTTTTCAAAGGctgtgaaaaaaggaaacagctgAAGTTGTGTGTTGTCTGCTTCACTGTGTCCTTCATCAATGAGTTTATAATTGAAGATGATGACACTGGTTAATATTAACTAACATGCAAAACTGCAGCTCATGTTgactttaatattttatcagttGATAAAGGAACGCCTCCCACTGCAGAAACTCTGAACGTGAGAATGAGAGTaaaactaactttaaaaaattTTTCTTGAGTTGTCTTTGTAATTTAGTTGAAAActtacattttgattaaatatcAATTGAATTTTTTCCTTTAGCCAAAGATTCACTTTcacttaaagtaaaaatattatttgttatatctgtaaaagaaataaaataaaataaaattctgtAATTTTGTTACAAACAATATCATTAACTTCTCTCAAGCTCAACCTCTGATTTACCAGAAATAAGGACGGGAAtattttcttcaaaacaaaattatttattgtcatgtctttttaaaatgtgcatcACATTTACCAGTACTAGTGAATTACTGACTGCAGTGAATGTTGtattattcacattttcagtgttaatatcAGTGCCACAAAACtcatttaaatcaattaaaGGCAGTTTGTCTCCTTTGAATCCAA harbors:
- the LOC108874653 gene encoding free fatty acid receptor 2-like codes for the protein MEAMVCEAILSVYIISFLIGLPANLVALYAFSVKIHSKPLPTDILLLNLTLSDLLFLIVLPFKMHEAVSGMKWTLHHFLCTITTVTFFSTIYTSSLLLMAVSVVRYIGVAFPVAFHQLCRPVYAVVISAVVWLISAAHCSIVLIIQHHPTLAKNNSSVCYENFTEDQLNILLSVRLEFFLVLCLIPLVVSVYCYLRCILILFSQPMISRKQKQKAIGMASGTLAVFLICVVPYNVSHVVGFFQGESPTWRYYALLLSAFNTCIDPIIFYFSSSKFHCTGEKSIFRKCGITVTERHGTHSS